A segment of the Malaclemys terrapin pileata isolate rMalTer1 chromosome 1, rMalTer1.hap1, whole genome shotgun sequence genome:
atcccatgttgcccattcccatcttctggcaaacagaggttagggacacttcagagcatggttttgcatccctgcccatcctggctaatagccattgttggacctatcttccatgaacttatctagttcttttttgaaccctgttatagtcttggccttcacagcatcctctggcaaagagttccacaggttgactgtgcagtgtgtgaagAAATTCCATATGCTTATGCTTAGTTTTGAGCACACAATTTAGGTTTTTTGCTGCATTGGGCTAGAAAGATCAGCACTTTGCAAAACTGTGCTGCACCTGCAGACTGGTGAAATTGCATTTAAAGAACTccttagttgttgttgttgtcagcTACACAACAATATTTAATAGAAGTGTcacactgagcatgtgcaaaagcCTGCTTTTCATTGATTATAATTTACCTATATTTTAGAATTCTTCAAAAAGCTATCAGTGACTGTTGCTGATTGATGCAAAGTTTAAAGTTTTGCATTCAGATGTTTGTGAGTTATTTGTGCACAGAAAAAGTCTCTAAAATATTAGCAAAGAGGGAAAATTATACTTTTTTTCTGCTCATTTAACTTAAACATCTCCAAGCAGAACCTCCTCCCAGAAAAATTCAACTTTGGGCTGAGACCAAGCAGGAAGTTTCAGTCCAAACAAAAATTTTTAGGAGGTTTACATACAAAGGAAATAAGTTTATAATGGACATTTCCAAGTTGTCATATTGGATAAAAGAACTAAGGTCAGCTCACAATAACTGTAAGCCACACAGATATTGAAGTCATTCAAGTCAATAAGCTTAGGTGGCTCTAGTGCCACAGAAGACAAGAACTCACTTTGCTCAGAAAGGAGATCTGATGTGCAACAAAGCAAACTGTGCCTTTCTCATAACTCCATAAGAGATTTGTCTAGACTAGAGTTTTTGCTCTTGTTTTAACTTAACTGTTTGTTAGTTAAATCAAGTTAATTGACAAATACAATTGTAAATGCTAGTTCAGACATCCCATAAATGTTTGTTCCAGGACACAAAACTGGAACAACCATTTGTGgagtcatagaattgtaggactggaagggacctcaagtggtcatctagtccagtcccctgcactcatggcaggactaagtattatctagaccatccttgacaggtgtttgtctaaccctgCTCTtagaaatctccaatgatggagattccacaacctccctagtcaaTTAACTCTAATTTAAACAGGACCATGAATTCTAGTCTAGACAAACCAAGGAGGCATAAAGCCACAGTGCATTCAAACAAATACACCTACAGTGAAGGGAGCCAACTATATCGGAAGCCACATGCAAGTAACACACAGCAATATCCCATCCTCAAACCTGCCTTGGCTAATGTTCCAGTAAGTACATGGCAGGAGAAAGTTGAGCTAACAGCTGAATTACCCAACCAGGTCTCAGTTACATGTTAAAAGTCAGAGGCCTCAGTTGGATGCCAATTCTTATTTGTATTTTCCTTACCTTCAATAGAACTCCAGTCAATGTCCTGGTTCTCTGGTTTTTGGAGGGCAGGATATCTGTTAAAAAGGTTGGCAATGAAAGCCAAGTTTAACTTGGGGTTGCCACGGACTACATCTGTAGCAGTAACAAACTGTCGGCAGCCCAATCTCTCTGCTTGCTGCAACATGCACTCTGCCCTCTGGATGTCATCCTTCTCCTAAGAGATATCAAACGCGTCAGTCAGcaaaaacatgaaaatatgtTGACATCCAATAGCACTGAAATATCACACTCATAATACACATGAACGTGCTGTCTCTTTTCATACTGATGCTGTAAAAACTACAACACATTCTTGTTTAAATCCATAACATTTTCCTTTTCCACATTACAAATCACGTCAATATCTGCAAATTGCTTTTAACTAAAATCAATGTGCTAAACCATGCGACATTAAAATGAATGTTTAAGATAAATCTTAACACAAAGGATAAGCTTGAGAAATAACCCAGAAAAATGTCCGTAAACATATATTGGCAAAGTCGTGCTAATGTGTCTAGCTGGTTCATTGGCTTTTAAAGCTTCTGTGATAACTCATGCTGGAAGATAGTTTGTTATCATTAGTACAATCTAACCTAAAACATATCAATTTAATTCTGCATTTTTGGTTTTTGAATGCAGGATTACACTCCAATGGTAAATCTAGTTTGCTTGTTTAGGTATTACAGCGCATCCTAGGTTCTAGGAATGTTAGTGTATAAGTGTGTATCATCTTACCCTTAATCCTGTCATGTCAATAGCAATAGCTGGAATACCTTCTTCATTTCCCTTTGGGGCAACTTGGTCCAGCAAATGATAATAAGCTTTGGAGTCCTGCAACAGACCAAGAAATCAAAGGGGGGAAAAGTCACATCTAAAGccaggttttgcatgccagtactTCCGATGAACAATGAGCAAGCATGCTTTGTTTTTATTACATCAACCATTTGACAACATAATTAAATTAATCAAGCTGAAAGCATTTAACAGTTTCCATTGTATGCCTTCTGGTTTGCATATCTGTTTGTTTTATAAAGTAATTAAAACGTTAAATATGGAAAAGCTGGAAGCATTAGACACAATAGTGCATGTTGCATTTAGGAAAAAAGGATAGAATTGATTTAATATGAACATATTAAATTAGAGATATGAAAAATATACCTTTATAAGGCTGTAGAAGTCAGTCAGCTAAAGGTTTAGTAAAAGAACAGACAGAAGGAGGAAGCAGAAGTTTAAAGCAGAGTTTAAAGAAATGTTGAAATTGTCACAAAGTACAAAGTAAAGTTTTCAAGGTCAGACATTAAAGCTGACAAGTTAACAAGCATTTTTTCAGGAGAAGGCTAGAACAAGACAAAGATTTCACATGCTGTTTACTTTCATCTTTATAAGGCATAGTGTTGGTTCCATGTGTACAAAAAATTAATCTCACGTCAGAAATCATCTTAAACATAAATACAGCCCTTCAAATAAAGattcagatttaaaaaagaaaaaaagaccaaGAAATTGTTACTATTTAGATACATGGAAAAAGGCTCCAGGTGAtatcctgcaaacctttactgCTGAGATTTGTCTTCATTGCacaagtaattccactgaagtttcCAGATTTCTACCCAAATGCTTCCTTGTAAGCATACATTCATTTTATAACATATGTATTTATAAAAGAGGCAAAGCTAATTAGAAGTAGTAAATAGTTACataggctgaaatcctggccctgttgaagtcaatgtttACTTTATATTTTCCAATACTGATGTGACATAAATCATAGTTTAGATTTAATTAGCTACATTAGATAACTCTCCAGCCTGCCTATGTAAGGGTGAGGGTCCCACAGCCCTTCTCCAGGAAAAATATctattgagttaaaaaaaaaaatctattgagttcagtggaaaTTTTATGCATGAGGTGACTGCAGAATTGGGCTCAAAATCTTTCATATTTTCTTCCTACTCTTATTTGTtattgggtggctagcccaagcctcgGTCTGTGTTGCAATATCCAGACTGCTATTTTTCGCATGCTAATGCAAGCGCTGCCAACACAACTCTGTCTACCCCAGACTGGGAGGTtcgcctccagctgcagtgtagacataccctaaagccCTAACCCTGGAAACACTCTACCCACATGGTTAACTTTAATCAAGTGAGTAGTCGTATTGAATTGAACGGGACTATTTacaagcttaaagttaagcgcaCACATACGTGCTTTCAGGATTGTGGTCTAAGCCATCACCTCCAGGTGAACAAGCTCAGTCCAGAGGAGAAAGCTGAAGCTTGGGGTTGTTATTTTTGCTGTAGCTGATCAGTGTTTCTCATACCTTGATGTCTGTGCTGAAGTTATTGATTTTGTTGCATCCAGCGTTCTCCAGGTGATAGTTAGCCCACCTCAGCAGCAGTTCCTCTGGGGATAATTTCATCAGATCCTCTAGACTCTCTCCTTCCCGCAGAAGGGCAATCAGAGCTGGGCAAGCacaaaattgaaagaaaaataaacaccaTGCACAGGAATATTTGTGCTCTTAATTTATCCTTCTTAACTTCCTTCACAgagcaagggcctgatccttctccCACCGAAGAAAATGGGGGAGATCAGTGTGTTTATAGATTTGAGAGGCTCAAGTAAAGCGAAAGCTGTCCCTTGAGCCTacagttattttattattaaggaATTAATTGGTTGTTACAGATGTTACAGCCATTTTGCTCTGTTCTGGGCAGTGTGTTGTATAACTGTAGCATCACAGAATTGTAAACCCCACTTCCTCCTTCCGTGCtcaaataaaaaatgttattCTACTGGCAGATTTACATTTTggctttttaattttgtttttctatttcacACGCCATACATTCTCAAATgtgtttggttttcattttatGTTAAGGAGCTACATTTTACATAGACAAAAAATACAACACAATGTATTAGAGCATTGTTCATTCACAAGTGACACAGAATGCTTTCCAGCTTTTTGCACACTAAACATGCAAAGAAAAGTAACATCTGTAGCTTACAGTGTATTGTCTCATGCATGTAACATCTACAGATGTTGCCGGGCAGCGGTGAAGCAGGGTACAAAGGCTAAGTTTCAGGAAGAATGAAGAGCATCAGTATGGAGAGCAAGGCAGTTTAGAAAGTAAGGTATGAATATTCCAGAAATTCCCGGCTGTGGTTTATGGATCACTGGTAGTCTCTGGAGCAATGGTTGGTGATTTACAGAGCTGGCTGGTCACCTGGGGCTGGCTCCCTCCTTTGTTTCCAGCTGTTTCTACAAGTGGCCAGGTTCTTCATTGCAAGGAGAGCCTGGAGGCCTTTAAAAACAGCTGGGAACAAGGAAGAAGAGTGAGCTTTGCTGTCTCTTCTAGATACCATCACTATATAATAAGTGGAAGAGAGGAAAATGGAGCCATTCTCTGCAACTGGAGATACCAGTGGGTCTCCCAGCACTCAGCAGGACAGCAGTGTGGAGGGGAGAATGAAGAAGCCAAGCAATATGTTCAGGGGAGACGGCAGAGGCGGTGATGGTACAGGTTATAAGAAGTGCTGGTGACTGGGTATCAAATCcaggggagaagggaaagaagCAGCAGGAAAATATATGGTTGGAGAGCAGTGTGCGTGTGTCATTTTTAAGAGAAGGGAGATTTGGCACTGGATTCTATGAAGAACAGGAAACCAGCAGGGCTTCCTGACTGTAGCATGATGTGCTCCTGATCCCAGGTGTAGGTAAGGAGACAAGGATACACATTTTGGTTGGACTGAAAGTTTGGGGCCTCTGGGCTTATGGAGACTAGAACTGGGTGAATCAGAGTAGTGAAGAAGAGAGGCAATGAAGACttgactaagggcaggtctacacaatGGGGCTAAGTCGACCAAAGTTACACaattccagctacatgaataatgtagctggagtcaacataccttaggttgagttattgcagtgtctacactgcgctggatccatgggagaaactctcccgttgacttaccttatgcttctcgttccggtggtgtaccggcgtcgacgggagagtgatcggcggtcaatttagcgggtcttcactagacccactaaatcaacccccAGTGGATCGATCACCGTGCGTCAATTCCTccagtaagtggagacaagccctaagagtccACAGGACTCATTGAAATAACACTTCTAAAGATGAGAGCACTGGTTTGAGAGAGTGTACCGCATGTACCTTCATTTCTGCTGAGCTCAATGTCGGCAAACAAGCCAATTTTGATAACTTGCCATAAGAGGCCCAAGACCAGGTAAGGTTTCCCTTCTTTTAAGTCTTCAGCCCCAATGTTAACAACATGGCACCCGATGGCTGAGGCAGAGTTCAAAGCAAGGTTCAAATTttcctgaagagagagagagagagagaaagaggtttCTTATTATGCAATAAGTAAAtagtggaggggagggagaaggagaactAAAGAGGGGGTGAGGAACTCAGTGGAAATATAGTGAGCAAAATTAGGTATAACCCTTTTCAGATCAGGGCCTAGGGTGTGATAGCTTAGAACTCCCAGGAGTAAAAGCAAGTCCTGTGCccttctgcagcacagggaacctctcctttgcaaaattaaaaagCTTCCATTTCTTGTCCTGAAGTGTTACAAGACATTGGACCTTAAGTCCCTCACTTGTCCTTGTCTGGATATTGCTCATTCTGGTGTTTACACTGCTGGAATATGGGATGAGAGAGAAAATCCATATTTTGAGGAGTGTGGGGTGGAAAGAAGGAGCTTCAATATATCAAGGTGGTGGGATGGAAAGAAGAAACATTTCGggcaggtggcttttttttttccttttcttttttcaaaagggcAGTTTGAATCTGCTCAAAGGCTTGGGTTGTTCGAATAAGCCCCTGGGGAGATGGACTAGTGGGCAGAGGGCAGGTGAGGCAGGCAAAGGTGCATGACAAATGCCATTTGTTTCCTGGCTCTGCAGTTTATCACATGGATTTCACCACCGTGAGTGTGAGAGGTACATTCGATTAGGTAGAAAATACGCAGGGACACAAAGCGTAAATTGtcataaaatgaaaaatttatAGCATTGAAAAATAATCACCCTCTCTTTATTTGACAGTTGTAAAAGGGTTAAGTTAAAGCATAAGCTATATTGATTAAATCATGTCTAAATCTGACAGGGATTGATCTGTGCTGCATCAATAAGACCAAGAGgattaaaactggaaaaaatgtgGACTGCAGCACAGAAACCAAATTTAATGGCTTCTAAGCTTACTTGAGCCTGGCTAATGTTCCATTTAATCAGAGTAACTGAAGGCTACAGTGGGTTATGTGTACATATATAgtagagggggggagggatagctcagtggtttgcacattggcctgctaaacctagggttgtgagccctaatccttgagggggccacttagggatctggggcaaaatcagtatttggtcctgctagtgaaggcagggggctggactcaatgacctttcaaggtctcttccagttctaggagatagaatatctccatatattattagaTATTTATTTATATCCTGGTACAGAGGTACATATATACTGTATCAATGTATCTCTACATATTATTGTAAAGGAAATAGAATAAACCTCAATTTAGATCTTGGCAGGTAGAATTTTATTTTCCAgaatttcatctttaaaaaatgaaggtgtgcacacatgcacgcaatgtattttttacaaaattaatCCAACACGCTGGTTGAACAgataaaaatcacaaaagaaaatgCAAATGCTAAGGGCCCAACAACATTAACTCAGCCATCTTTCACATATGTGGTATTTTCTAGAGCAAGGATGACCTTttgattaaggcactggactggaactcaggagatgtgggttccgtttctggctctgccacagaattcctgtgtgaccatgggcaagtcacttaatcacagTACTCAGGTGTCATTTACTCAGGGGTGGAAGTGGGCTGGTACaggccggtacggtgtaccggtaaAAAGTGGCCGCCAGTACCGGCCTGTACGCAGCCGACATTAAAGCGCagccacggcagcactttaaggaCCCTGTTTAAAttgctgctgtggcagcacttcAACATCGTTGCCCCTtttgcgcccccccaccccccccagctgaTGACGGGGGGGCAAAAGAGGCACCTACCCCAGggccagtgatttaaaagggcccgggtcTCCTGGCCACCGCCGCTGCTACCgcggcagcagccagagccccggatGCATTAAATCGCCACCAGAGTCCGGGGCGATGCAAGCCAAGCAGCGCGGATGGGCTGGCTAGGGAAAgctgaccccagccccgccccttcctcccaaggccctgccccttccagtccCCTGTACCAGTAAGTGTTTAATGTTACTTCCACCCCTGCATTTAGTATTCTAGCGGTTAACCCATATTTAAATTTGTCATTGTCTTCATCTCATCTTTAGTATTCCTTAGGGACCTAAATATACCTTGCTTAATtataagcacatgagtagtcccattgacttcaatgggatcattCTCAAGTTCAAAATTAAGCGTGGatataaatctttgcagaattgCAGCTCAAGTACCCTACTTTGCCACAAACTGTGTCTGGCTGCATTGTGCAGGGCCATGAAATTTATAGCATTACACCTAATTACATAACAGAGACTCAGCATTTATACTTGCTGTTTCAGTACCTGTATAGTGAATGGAGTGAGCTTCTTTTTGTTGATTGTTCTTTCATCAATTGTATCTGGCACTGAAAAGTTGATCATTTTACTGTAAATTAAAGAATAAACGCAAGTGAGAAATATGTCACTTTGCCTACaccaaagtcattttgaaccttcatcataaaatcatagaatcataggagtgaAAGGTACCTGAAGAgctcatctagcccagtcccctgcactcatggcccgcgccgcttccagcagctcccattggcacagagcagcgaactgcagccagtgggtaccgcgatcggccgaacctgcggacatggcaggtacacaaaccagcccggccctctaggggctttccctgcacaagcagcggaacaagtttgggaaccactgatctagaccatccctgacaggtgtttatccaacctgctcttaaaaatctccaatgatggaggttccacaaccttcctgggcaatttattccagtgcttaactatcctgacagctagacatttttcctgatgtccaaccatacctcccttgctgcaatttaagcccattgcttcttgtcctatcctcagagattaaggagaacaatttttctccttcttccttgtaacaatttttatgtacttgaaaacttttatgtctcctctcagtcttctcttctccagactaaacaaacccaatttttcagtcttccttcatagttcatgttttcaagacctttaatcatttttgttgctcttctctggactttctccaatttgtccacatctttcctgaaatgtgccaaccagaactggacacaattcgccagttgagacctaatcagtgcagagtgtGACATGTTGATCAGATATCCAGAGACTGAATTGACACAAGAACTTTCTTAGTGCATTATAAAGTCCAGGAAcactgtagagagagagagagagagagagagagagagacactctctctcacacacacacacacacacacacacacacacacacacacacacacacacacacacacacacacacacacacacacgtacagcAATATTTAGCACAGCTTTTTCCTAACCAGTGGAGGCAGGGAAGGTGACAAGCAGATATATTGAATAGTGGCCAAAAAGGGCAATAAAGTAAACCTGTGTGaaattcaaaatgttcattttgtgaAAATTCATGTCAAAATATTCACTGTTTCATGTTGCTTTTCACCCTCTACCACCAAAGATTTTAtgcaaaatttggaaaaaaaaaaaagctattttcatTGTCCACAACTGCAAACAAATCCTCAAATTTACACACATTTTTGACACAAAGCCATGTTCACTCAAAAATGGATCAGTCTGTACAAAAATGGCCTCAATTTTGCTCAAAAAATAGGCAGACTTCAGCAGAATTTAACGTTCACAATAAAATGTGAAAACCATAATTTTTGCATCACAAATATTTTGCATGCCTCTAGATAGGAGCCCCCTAGAAATTCCCTGTCTCAAGTTTCTTATTACTATTACAAAACATAGTTTAATACAGAAGAAAAAGAACTACACATTCATGTGTTTACTGGGCATGATTGACATGGAATTTTCCCTTGTATCTAACAATATAGCTCTTTCATAGTAAATTGTAAAGCCTTGGGCTGCTCAGAGCCCTTCACATTTAGGCAGGTTGGTTGTGTTTCAGTATCATTTAATGGAAAAGGAGGAACCAACTCCTGAAGCCCTTACTAAGTTATTCTGTTCTTATTTTAAGCAAAATTTCCATTGTGCCAAGTCCTGAAGTCCTCATTAATCTAAATCTCCAACTAATCCTACATAAGAATTGTATATGAGTAAGGACTGAGTGAGAACTTCGGGATTTGGCTCATGTTGTGTAATGCAGGACATTTCAGCTATGCAAATAAGTATATAAAACTCACTGGGTTCTATATTCTGAGGTCCTTACCCAGTTTTTACTCATTCTCTACTCAGGCTCACTCCTGTTGGCTCCGTTATTTCTCCCCTGATTCTAATGGACAGAGACAGTCACTTTTAACatataaaatatctatttttcAATTATaaacaatagtttaaaaaaagcttATAATCTCCTAAGAGAAAAGATGTGTGAGAAAGAGAATcactagggccctgatcctacaagaaTTACACACATGCCTAACTCTAAAAGCAATGCAACTGCTTGTGTACTTCAAGGTAAGCACGTGCATCAGTTTTCACAGGGTCAAGGCCTAACTGTGTAGGGAAACATAGGTGGTATTTACCACAGCACGATGCCATCACCAACCGCCTGGAAGAGGTCATCAGTGTCTGGATTCATTGGGAGCACGTGTTGGCAATCAGGATCATTCTCTAGGGCTTTGTTAACCCAGTTCACAAAGGCGTACTTTTCTTCTTCTGCAAGCAAAAGGTCAGATCTATCAATTTGAAGCCTAAAACTTTTACCAATTCTCTTGACATGAAAATCTCAGTTCTTATTAAAAGTGATTTGGCACCTTTTCTGTTACTTATCTATTCTACCTGGGAACCGAACTATTATTTAAAATAAGGGAGGTTGCATTTTTGGCCAAAATACTGCTCTTACTTCTCCTCAGCTTTATTACAGTTTGTCCAAAATATGCCTATTTTAAGTCACCCTTACCGATACTGCAATTCCCGAAGGCTTTTCACACAGACAGTTACGAAATGATCTCCAAGGAACCATTTAGTTGCAGTTACTACCTATATCAAATGACTCTACATACCCGAATAAGAATGTTGGGTTCCAACACTGGACTGTTCTGAAGTTCCACCAATAGCACAAATCCCCTCCTTTTTATTGATTGCTTTTCTAAAGGTTTTAGCGACATCTGTACTCTTCAGGCCCTGGAAAACCTTTCAAAATACATagagtgattttaaaattgcaagtTATAAAACTAGAGTAAAACTATGAGCTTTTAGGTTGTAAGTTTCTTGGGACCATGCTGTCCTCTATGTTTTTTTCAGAGCTGAAAACAATGTGGGCAtcgaataaataaataatctgaaaTAATAACAATTACTTGAATGGGCAGTCTGCACAGAAGCAAGAGTTCACACTTGTGGCTGCCTTTGCAGAATTGgcaccttttaatttttttatattttaactaaTTAATAGGAAGTTAAAGAGTATTAGAAATCTACAATCTTTGTATTttggagacaagcccttagaagttTAAGTTTTGAACAGAGGTAAGTGAAATTCTGAAATTTCCATCCTGCAGGA
Coding sequences within it:
- the LCP1 gene encoding plastin-2 — its product is MASTAHISEEEMTDLREAFNKVDIDGNGFISSSELTELFKAANLPLPGYKIREITQNLMATGDQNNDGKISFDEFIAVFQGLKSTDVAKTFRKAINKKEGICAIGGTSEQSSVGTQHSYSEEEKYAFVNWVNKALENDPDCQHVLPMNPDTDDLFQAVGDGIVLCKMINFSVPDTIDERTINKKKLTPFTIQENLNLALNSASAIGCHVVNIGAEDLKEGKPYLVLGLLWQVIKIGLFADIELSRNEALIALLREGESLEDLMKLSPEELLLRWANYHLENAGCNKINNFSTDIKDSKAYYHLLDQVAPKGNEEGIPAIAIDMTGLREKDDIQRAECMLQQAERLGCRQFVTATDVVRGNPKLNLAFIANLFNRYPALQKPENQDIDWSSIEGETREERTFRNWMNSLGVSPRVNHLYSDLSDAMVIFQLYEKIKVPVDWSRVNKPPYPKLGGNMKKLENCNYAVDLGKNQAKFSLVGIAGQDLNEGNRTLTLALIWQLMRRYTLSILEDIGGGQKVNDDLIVNWVNETLTEAGKSSVISSFKDSKISTSMPVLDLIDAIQPGSIKYDLLKTEDLNEEEKLNNAKYAISMARKIGARVYALPEDLVEVKPKMVMTVFACLMGKGMKKV